One Microbacterium sp. No. 7 genomic window carries:
- a CDS encoding RCC1 domain-containing protein, translated as MSNVEDAQETGAGVPRRTIVKGAAWSMPVIAAAVALPTASASVGGVIAFAEPEYVARPNGTYVVTGTVNVQPGAPLPADVALTYPPGFAGPASAPVDALGGFTVSGIVAPGTATTGVLTASAPGLTSGTTSLVVEVNVAPDPVDGIVWGENLGNTLFVTGGGVLKFATVPTHLNGPGTLGAGEIVAMAGGYRDHNSYLIRSDNTLWSHGAGSNATAPGTNATNAAAFNFSGLLHPDEKLVDVAGFTGGGYVLTSAGRVFSWGFNSGTGSLGNGTFGPDTNAPKLVSFPSGVFVTQISASYTGGIALDSTGQVWAWGINDQQDTGTQSTGNVNVPKPVVHQNGTPVTGASQIRGRFKGGMALVGDRVLSWGTNSGGQLGNGTTSGTRGYADHVLTSAGTPLSGIVKLPVFYHEAYHAAALAGDGTLYTWGYGSYNVHTPANTSSRPFAQPYGGTLPAGRIVDVSLSYYAIHILLEDGTIWSWGDNDYSAGADGTSGGIKKDPVRALVNPTTPVQASGFFPASHGGVFAYA; from the coding sequence ATGAGCAACGTGGAAGACGCCCAGGAGACCGGCGCCGGCGTCCCGAGACGGACCATCGTGAAGGGCGCTGCCTGGTCGATGCCCGTGATCGCGGCCGCCGTCGCGCTCCCGACCGCCAGCGCCTCCGTCGGCGGGGTCATCGCCTTCGCCGAGCCCGAGTACGTCGCGAGGCCGAACGGCACGTACGTCGTCACGGGCACCGTGAACGTGCAGCCGGGCGCGCCGCTGCCCGCAGACGTCGCCCTGACCTACCCGCCGGGATTCGCCGGCCCGGCCAGCGCGCCGGTGGACGCGCTCGGCGGGTTCACCGTCTCCGGCATCGTCGCCCCGGGCACGGCGACCACCGGCGTCCTGACCGCCTCCGCGCCCGGACTGACCAGCGGCACGACGAGCCTCGTCGTCGAGGTCAACGTCGCCCCGGACCCGGTCGACGGCATCGTGTGGGGCGAGAACCTGGGCAACACGCTCTTCGTCACCGGGGGCGGCGTGCTCAAGTTCGCGACCGTCCCGACGCACCTGAACGGCCCCGGCACCCTGGGCGCCGGCGAGATCGTCGCGATGGCCGGCGGCTACCGCGACCACAACAGCTACCTCATCCGCAGCGACAACACGCTGTGGAGCCACGGCGCCGGCTCGAACGCGACGGCGCCCGGCACGAACGCGACCAACGCCGCGGCCTTCAACTTCAGCGGACTGCTGCATCCCGACGAGAAGCTCGTCGACGTCGCCGGGTTCACCGGCGGCGGGTACGTGCTGACGTCGGCGGGACGCGTCTTCTCGTGGGGCTTCAACTCCGGCACGGGAAGCCTCGGCAACGGCACGTTCGGCCCCGACACCAACGCGCCGAAGCTCGTCTCGTTCCCGAGCGGGGTCTTCGTCACGCAGATCTCCGCGAGCTACACGGGCGGCATCGCGCTCGACTCGACGGGCCAGGTCTGGGCGTGGGGCATCAACGACCAGCAGGACACCGGCACGCAGAGCACCGGCAACGTCAACGTCCCGAAGCCCGTCGTCCACCAGAACGGCACGCCCGTCACGGGGGCGTCGCAGATCCGCGGCCGGTTCAAGGGCGGGATGGCCCTCGTCGGCGACAGGGTGCTCTCGTGGGGGACGAACTCCGGCGGCCAGCTCGGCAACGGCACGACGAGCGGCACCCGCGGCTACGCCGACCACGTGCTGACCAGCGCCGGAACGCCGCTGTCGGGCATCGTGAAGCTGCCGGTGTTCTATCACGAGGCCTACCACGCGGCCGCGCTCGCCGGCGACGGCACGCTCTACACGTGGGGCTACGGCTCGTACAACGTGCACACGCCGGCGAACACCAGCAGCCGGCCGTTCGCGCAGCCGTACGGCGGCACCCTGCCGGCGGGCAGGATCGTCGACGTGTCGCTCTCGTACTACGCCATCCACATCCTCCTCGAGGACGGCACGATCTGGAGCTGGGGCGACAACGACTACAGCGCCGGCGCCGACGGCACCTCGGGCGGCATCAAGAAGGACCCGGTGCGGGCGCTGGTGAACCCGACCACGCCGGTGCAGGCGTCCGGGTTCTTCCCGGCCAGCCACGGCGGCGTGTTCGCGTACGCCTGA
- a CDS encoding helix-turn-helix domain-containing protein: MPVSAPRRATAALATPSLATLGWRPGVGGPARESVELVQAQRWTVARLWSTRGDLIGRPLPAGTYRAIVTVEGDATLQSRGRQHALGPRQVILLDGPDLVRTENRDLWARLEWRLRPPVPLRPLLAGCLAMPVTLSEHYFRLLTAITNVTATSHPFGADMFLEALSATLAAALSDALGIPHGLSPTRTVQYVDALRLIDEHHRDRTFSVETLRHRMSVSESTLHLVFQAAGTTPRQALESRRVATALAELDAAPDGERPDLADVARRSGFTSVRRLQSALRRQSHVAAARGPWVPAHA, translated from the coding sequence ATGCCCGTATCCGCTCCCCGCCGCGCGACGGCGGCGCTTGCGACGCCCTCGCTCGCGACGCTGGGATGGCGGCCCGGCGTCGGCGGCCCGGCGCGGGAGTCGGTCGAGCTCGTCCAGGCGCAGCGCTGGACGGTCGCACGGCTCTGGTCCACCCGCGGCGACCTCATCGGCCGGCCGCTGCCGGCCGGCACGTACCGCGCGATCGTCACGGTCGAGGGCGACGCCACGCTCCAGTCGCGCGGCCGGCAGCACGCGCTCGGGCCGCGGCAGGTCATCCTGCTCGACGGCCCCGACCTCGTGCGCACGGAGAACCGCGACCTGTGGGCCCGGCTGGAATGGCGGCTCCGCCCACCCGTCCCGCTGCGCCCGCTGCTCGCCGGCTGCCTCGCGATGCCGGTGACCCTGAGCGAGCACTACTTCCGGCTCCTCACCGCCATCACGAACGTGACCGCCACGAGCCATCCGTTCGGCGCCGACATGTTCCTCGAGGCGCTGAGCGCGACGCTCGCGGCCGCGCTGAGCGACGCCCTCGGCATCCCGCACGGGCTCTCGCCGACGCGCACCGTCCAGTACGTGGACGCGCTGCGCCTCATCGACGAGCACCACCGCGACCGGACGTTCTCGGTCGAGACGCTCCGGCACCGCATGTCGGTCTCGGAGTCGACCCTGCACCTGGTCTTCCAGGCCGCGGGCACGACGCCGCGTCAGGCGCTCGAGAGCCGCCGGGTCGCGACCGCGCTCGCGGAGCTCGACGCCGCGCCCGACGGCGAGCGGCCCGACCTGGCCGACGTCGCCCGCCGATCGGGGTTCACCTCGGTGCGGCGGCTGCAGAGCGCGCTGCGGCGGCAGAGCCACGTCGCCGCGGCGCGCGGACCGTGGGTCCCGGCGCACGCGTGA
- a CDS encoding bifunctional 2-methylcitrate synthase/citrate synthase — translation MTDTEIKKGLAGVVADYTAVSKVNPETNSLLYRGYPVQELAATQPFEAVAYLLWNGELPTDEQLAALRAEERAHRALADNVKAAIDLLPLDAHPMDEVRTAVSVIGASDTTGAGSVLDAAGSPEENLARSVRLYAALPAIVAYGQRRRRGEELVAPRDDLDYAANFLWMTFGEESHEVVVDAFNRSMILYAEHSFNASTFTARVITSTLSDLYSAVVGAIGALKGPLHGGANEAVLHIFNEIGSAENVTAWLDEALGAKRKIMGFGHRVYKRGDSRVPTMHQALLTLIEHYDRPDVLALYEALEGEFVARKGIYPNLDYPSGPAYDLIGFDILTFTPLFIASRVTGWTAHIMEQTASNALIRPLSAYNGPDERHVEGYVPDEAALAAAQRAEEAAD, via the coding sequence ATGACCGACACCGAGATCAAGAAGGGCCTCGCCGGCGTCGTCGCCGACTACACGGCCGTCAGCAAGGTCAACCCCGAGACCAACTCGCTGCTCTACCGCGGCTACCCCGTGCAGGAGCTCGCCGCGACGCAGCCGTTCGAGGCGGTCGCCTACCTGCTGTGGAACGGCGAGCTGCCGACCGACGAGCAGCTCGCCGCGCTGCGCGCGGAGGAGCGTGCGCACCGCGCGCTCGCCGACAACGTGAAGGCCGCGATCGACCTGCTGCCGCTCGACGCGCACCCGATGGACGAGGTGCGCACGGCCGTCAGCGTCATCGGCGCGAGCGACACGACGGGCGCGGGCTCCGTGCTCGACGCGGCCGGCAGCCCCGAGGAGAACCTGGCCCGCAGCGTCCGCCTCTACGCGGCGCTGCCGGCGATCGTCGCCTACGGGCAGCGTCGCCGTCGCGGTGAGGAGCTCGTCGCGCCCCGCGACGACCTCGACTACGCGGCGAACTTCCTGTGGATGACGTTCGGCGAGGAGTCCCACGAGGTCGTCGTCGACGCGTTCAACCGCTCGATGATCCTGTACGCCGAGCACTCGTTCAACGCGTCGACGTTCACGGCCCGCGTGATCACCTCGACCCTGAGCGACCTGTACTCGGCGGTCGTGGGCGCCATCGGCGCGCTCAAGGGCCCGCTGCACGGCGGCGCCAACGAGGCCGTGCTGCACATCTTCAACGAGATCGGCTCGGCGGAGAACGTCACGGCGTGGCTCGACGAGGCGCTCGGCGCCAAGCGCAAGATCATGGGCTTCGGTCACCGCGTGTACAAGCGCGGCGACTCGCGCGTGCCCACGATGCACCAGGCGCTGCTGACGCTCATCGAGCACTACGACCGTCCCGACGTGCTCGCCCTGTACGAGGCGCTGGAGGGCGAGTTCGTGGCCCGCAAGGGGATCTACCCGAACCTCGACTACCCGTCGGGCCCGGCGTACGACCTGATCGGCTTCGACATCCTCACGTTCACGCCGCTGTTCATCGCGTCGCGCGTGACGGGCTGGACGGCGCACATCATGGAGCAGACCGCGTCGAACGCGCTCATCCGCCCGCTGTCGGCCTACAACGGCCCCGACGAGCGCCACGTCGAGGGCTACGTGCCCGACGAGGCGGCGCTGGCCGCGGCGCAGCGCGCGGAGGAAGCCGCCGACTGA
- the prpB gene encoding methylisocitrate lyase, which yields MLYSQTPAAEKRRLLRERLASGELVRFPGAFNPLSARLIERKGFEGVYISGAVLAADLGLPDIGLTTLTEVAGRGQQIARMTELPAIIDADTGFGEPMNVARTIQTLEDAGIAGCHIEDQVNPKRCGHLDGKAVVDTDTAIKRIRAAVDARRDPNFLIMARTDIRAAEGLDAAIDRAKALVDAGADAVFPEAMRDLSEFEAVAKALDVPILANMTEFGKSELFTVDQLQGVGVQIVIWPVSLLRIAMGAAGRGLDTLIDEGHLTSKLGEMQHRADLYDLIDYEDYNHFDTNVFNFQIER from the coding sequence ATGCTCTACTCCCAGACCCCTGCCGCTGAGAAGCGGCGGCTGCTGCGGGAGCGTCTCGCGTCGGGGGAGCTCGTGCGCTTCCCCGGCGCGTTCAACCCCCTGTCGGCGCGGCTCATCGAGCGCAAGGGCTTCGAGGGCGTCTACATCTCGGGCGCCGTGCTCGCTGCCGACCTGGGCCTGCCCGACATCGGCCTGACGACGCTCACCGAGGTCGCCGGCCGCGGTCAGCAGATCGCCCGCATGACGGAGCTGCCCGCGATCATCGACGCCGACACGGGCTTCGGCGAGCCGATGAACGTGGCGCGCACGATCCAGACCCTCGAGGACGCCGGCATCGCCGGATGCCACATCGAGGACCAGGTCAACCCGAAGCGCTGCGGTCACCTCGACGGCAAGGCCGTCGTCGACACCGACACGGCGATCAAGCGCATCCGCGCCGCCGTCGACGCGCGTCGCGACCCGAACTTCCTCATCATGGCGCGCACCGACATCCGTGCCGCCGAGGGGCTCGACGCGGCGATCGACCGCGCGAAGGCGCTCGTGGATGCCGGGGCCGACGCCGTCTTCCCCGAGGCGATGCGCGACCTGAGCGAGTTCGAGGCGGTCGCGAAGGCGCTCGACGTGCCGATCCTGGCCAACATGACCGAGTTCGGCAAGAGCGAGCTGTTCACGGTCGACCAGCTGCAGGGCGTGGGCGTGCAGATCGTCATCTGGCCGGTGTCGCTGCTGCGCATCGCGATGGGCGCGGCCGGTCGCGGTCTGGATACGCTGATCGACGAGGGTCACCTCACGAGCAAGCTCGGCGAGATGCAGCACCGCGCCGACCTGTACGACCTCATCGACTACGAGGACTACAACCACTTCGACACGAACGTGTTCAACTTCCAGATCGAGCGATAG
- a CDS encoding MmgE/PrpD family protein, with protein MTVNHHVRVYRSEENLAREDQLAYKIAAVAADPVEVEADVVDMIVNRVIDNASVAAASLTRAPVSAARQQALDHPVSISGHGATIFGVANDRLTSPEWAAWANGVAVRELDYHDTFLAAEYSHPGDNIPAILAVAQHVGKDGAALVRGLATGYEIQIDLVRSICLHKHKIDHVAHLGPSAAAGIGTLLGLDVDTIYQAVGQALHTTTATRQSRKGEISTWKAHAPAFAGKMAVEAVDRAMRGETSPSPIYEGEDGFIAWLLDGKDASYEVPLPAPGEAKRGILDSYTKEHSAEYQAQAWIDLARKLHNERPDLADPANIESIVLHTSHHTHYVIGSGANDPQKYDPTASRETLDHSIPYIFAVALQDGGWHHVDSYTPERAGREDTVALWHKITTAEDAEWTRRYHSEDPNEKAFGGRVEITLANGEKLVDEIAVADAHPLGARPFAREDYVRKFRLLAEPVLTAEEIERFLDLAQRLPELTADEVRELNIVAAAGVIVNAPAPKGLF; from the coding sequence ATGACCGTCAACCACCACGTGCGCGTCTACCGCAGCGAAGAGAACCTCGCTCGCGAAGACCAGCTCGCCTACAAGATCGCCGCGGTCGCGGCCGACCCGGTCGAGGTCGAGGCCGACGTCGTCGACATGATCGTCAACCGCGTCATCGACAACGCGTCGGTCGCCGCCGCGTCGCTCACCCGCGCCCCCGTCAGCGCCGCCCGCCAGCAGGCGCTCGACCACCCCGTCTCGATCTCGGGCCACGGCGCGACGATCTTCGGCGTCGCCAACGACCGCCTGACGAGCCCCGAGTGGGCCGCGTGGGCCAACGGCGTGGCCGTGCGCGAGCTCGACTACCACGACACGTTCCTCGCCGCCGAGTACTCGCACCCCGGCGACAACATCCCGGCGATCCTCGCCGTCGCGCAGCACGTCGGCAAGGACGGCGCGGCCCTCGTGCGCGGCCTCGCGACCGGCTACGAGATCCAGATCGACCTCGTGCGCTCGATCTGCCTGCACAAGCACAAGATCGACCACGTCGCCCACCTCGGCCCCTCGGCCGCCGCGGGCATCGGCACGCTGCTCGGCCTCGACGTCGACACGATCTACCAGGCCGTCGGCCAGGCGCTGCACACGACGACCGCCACGCGCCAGTCGCGCAAGGGCGAGATCTCGACCTGGAAGGCGCACGCCCCCGCGTTCGCCGGCAAGATGGCCGTGGAGGCCGTCGACCGCGCCATGCGCGGCGAGACCAGCCCCTCGCCCATCTACGAGGGCGAGGACGGCTTCATCGCCTGGCTGCTCGACGGCAAGGACGCCTCGTACGAGGTTCCGCTGCCCGCACCGGGCGAGGCCAAGCGCGGCATCCTCGACTCCTACACCAAGGAGCACTCGGCCGAGTACCAGGCGCAGGCCTGGATCGACCTGGCCCGCAAGCTGCACAACGAGCGTCCCGACCTCGCCGACCCGGCGAACATCGAGAGCATCGTGCTGCACACGAGCCACCACACGCACTACGTGATCGGCTCGGGCGCGAACGACCCGCAGAAGTACGACCCGACCGCCTCGCGCGAGACGCTCGACCACTCGATCCCCTACATCTTCGCGGTCGCGCTGCAGGACGGCGGCTGGCACCACGTCGACTCGTACACCCCCGAGCGTGCGGGTCGCGAGGACACTGTGGCCCTGTGGCACAAGATCACGACGGCCGAGGATGCCGAGTGGACGCGTCGCTACCACTCGGAGGACCCCAACGAGAAGGCCTTCGGCGGTCGCGTCGAGATCACCCTGGCGAACGGCGAGAAGCTCGTCGACGAGATCGCCGTGGCCGACGCGCACCCGCTGGGCGCCCGCCCGTTCGCTCGCGAGGACTACGTGCGCAAGTTCCGCCTGCTCGCCGAGCCGGTGCTCACGGCCGAGGAGATCGAGCGCTTCCTCGACCTCGCGCAGCGCCTGCCCGAGCTGACCGCCGACGAGGTGCGCGAGCTCAACATCGTCGCGGCCGCCGGCGTGATCGTCAACGCCCCGGCGCCGAAGGGCCTCTTCTGA
- a CDS encoding GntR family transcriptional regulator produces the protein MRASDRAYRALLDQIQSGELPPGTVLGEVEQAARLGVSRTPLREALGRLAAERLVEQASPRVTVVADIDADDIRELFAVRRALEETAARLAAAHADRAAFAEVAEQFAAASVEGDDARDAYYALIERFDELVDAAASNDHLAAALRTVRTHLVRVRRLARYHPGRLATSVSEHRLIASAIAAGDAELAAHATHVHLHNALTSILESLEARP, from the coding sequence ATGCGGGCAAGCGACCGTGCCTACCGTGCACTTCTCGACCAGATCCAGTCGGGGGAGCTGCCGCCCGGCACGGTGCTCGGCGAGGTCGAGCAGGCCGCCCGCCTCGGCGTCAGCCGCACGCCCCTGCGCGAGGCCCTCGGCCGTCTCGCCGCCGAGCGGCTCGTCGAGCAGGCCTCGCCCCGCGTCACCGTCGTCGCCGACATCGACGCCGACGACATCCGCGAGCTGTTCGCGGTGCGCCGCGCCCTCGAGGAGACCGCCGCGCGCCTGGCCGCCGCGCACGCCGACCGTGCCGCGTTCGCCGAGGTCGCCGAGCAGTTCGCCGCGGCATCCGTCGAGGGCGACGACGCCCGTGACGCCTACTACGCCCTGATCGAGCGGTTCGACGAGCTCGTCGACGCCGCGGCGTCCAACGACCACCTCGCCGCGGCGCTGCGCACGGTGCGCACGCACCTGGTCCGCGTGCGCCGCCTGGCGCGGTACCATCCCGGCAGACTCGCGACGTCGGTGTCGGAGCACAGGCTGATCGCCTCGGCGATCGCCGCCGGCGACGCCGAGCTGGCCGCACATGCCACCCATGTCCACCTTCACAACGCACTGACCAGCATTCTCGAATCCCTGGAGGCCCGTCCATGA
- a CDS encoding ribonuclease H family protein: protein MTASSYTVATDGACKGNPGPTGWAWVGEDGHWAAGSLREGTNNIGELLGLLRAIEDHADVEHLIVQADSKYAIDTYASWMDAHRRRGWKTSTGSPTKNRDLLEQLIAARDARRAAGLPDVVLEHVRGHRGHTLNEWADERAVRASQHAAAGKASAWSSLSGAHDRLDVSAPPRR, encoded by the coding sequence ATGACGGCATCCTCCTACACCGTGGCCACCGACGGCGCCTGCAAGGGCAATCCCGGACCGACGGGCTGGGCGTGGGTGGGCGAGGACGGCCACTGGGCCGCGGGCTCGCTGCGGGAGGGCACCAACAACATCGGCGAGCTGCTGGGGCTGCTGCGCGCGATCGAGGACCACGCGGACGTCGAGCACCTCATCGTGCAGGCCGACTCGAAGTACGCGATCGACACGTACGCCTCGTGGATGGACGCGCACCGCCGCCGCGGCTGGAAGACCTCGACGGGCTCCCCCACGAAGAACCGCGACCTGCTGGAGCAGCTCATCGCCGCGCGCGACGCGCGGCGGGCGGCGGGGCTGCCCGACGTCGTGCTCGAGCACGTGCGCGGGCACCGCGGCCACACCCTCAACGAGTGGGCCGACGAGCGCGCCGTGCGCGCCTCACAGCACGCCGCCGCCGGCAAGGCCAGCGCCTGGTCCTCCCTCAGCGGCGCCCACGACCGCCTCGACGTCTCCGCCCCACCCCGCCGCTGA
- a CDS encoding aldo/keto reductase family protein, translating into MVNYRYLGNSGFKVSEITYGNWLTHASQVENDAAIATVHKALDLGITSFDTADVYANTAAEVVLGEALKGQPREQLEIFTKVYWPIGRKGPNDQGLSRKHIFDGIHGSLRRLGVDYVDLYQAHRYDYETPLEETIQAFADIVRQGKALYIGVSEWTAEQLRAGHALAKDLGIQLVSNQPQYSALWRVIEDKVVPTSKELGISQIVWSPLAQGVLTGKYLPGQPVPAGSRATDEAGGARTIARFLTDDVLAAVQKLKPIADEAGLTVAQLSLAWVLHNPNVAAALVGASRPEQLDDTVKASGVVLDADVKAAIDEALAPVAITDPEHTYTTSPQTRPA; encoded by the coding sequence ATGGTCAACTATCGCTATCTCGGCAACAGCGGATTCAAGGTCTCGGAGATCACCTACGGCAACTGGCTCACGCATGCCTCCCAGGTGGAGAACGACGCGGCGATCGCGACGGTGCACAAGGCCCTCGACCTCGGCATCACCTCGTTCGACACCGCCGACGTCTACGCCAACACGGCCGCGGAGGTCGTGCTCGGCGAGGCGCTGAAGGGCCAGCCGCGCGAGCAGCTCGAGATCTTCACCAAGGTCTACTGGCCCATCGGGCGCAAGGGACCCAACGACCAGGGGCTCAGCCGCAAGCACATCTTCGACGGCATCCACGGATCGCTGCGTCGTCTCGGCGTCGACTACGTCGACCTCTACCAGGCGCACCGCTACGACTACGAGACGCCGCTGGAAGAGACCATCCAGGCGTTCGCCGACATCGTGCGGCAGGGCAAAGCGCTCTACATCGGCGTGAGCGAGTGGACTGCCGAGCAGCTGCGGGCCGGGCACGCGCTCGCGAAGGACCTCGGCATCCAGCTCGTGTCGAACCAGCCGCAGTACTCCGCGCTGTGGCGCGTGATCGAGGACAAGGTCGTGCCGACGAGCAAGGAGCTCGGCATCTCGCAGATCGTGTGGTCGCCGCTCGCCCAGGGCGTGCTCACCGGCAAGTACCTGCCCGGCCAGCCCGTGCCCGCGGGATCGCGCGCGACCGACGAGGCCGGCGGTGCCCGCACGATCGCGCGCTTCCTCACCGATGACGTGCTCGCCGCGGTGCAGAAGCTGAAGCCGATCGCCGACGAGGCGGGCCTCACGGTCGCGCAGCTCTCGCTCGCGTGGGTGCTGCACAACCCGAACGTCGCGGCCGCGCTCGTGGGAGCGTCGCGTCCCGAGCAGCTGGACGACACGGTCAAGGCGTCGGGCGTCGTGCTGGATGCCGACGTCAAGGCCGCGATCGACGAGGCCCTCGCTCCCGTCGCGATCACCGACCCCGAGCACACCTACACCACCTCCCCCCAGACCCGCCCCGCCTGA
- a CDS encoding ABC transporter ATP-binding protein, whose protein sequence is MSAPQKEERGAVSTPEPLTEEERAELELAEQARLASGDWDSVAPGKAADFKASFFRMIGLLRPHAWAFAFVSLLGAIGVVLAVIAPKVLGEATNVIFEGVVSKSLAGQFPPGTTQAEIVDALRAAGQDEFANMIAAMPGLTPGAGVDFERLRWVVIGVLAIYVASALLTWIQGYVINVIMVRTMWRLREAVEQKINRLPLSYFDKVQRGELISRVTNDIDNITQTMQQSLSGALTAVLTVVGVLFMMFSISWQLALVALVALPLMGVIFGVIGPRSQKAFGIQWRKVGRLNARVEESFSGHALMRVYGREQDAHEKFAVENEELFQASFKAQFLSGIIMPGMMFVGSLTYVGIAVLGGLMVASGNLRLGDVQAFIQYSQQFTQPLSELGGMAAVVQSGTASAERVFELLDADEQDPDEEGAPALVDGPGVIEFEHVAFSYAPEHPLIRDLSFRVEPGQTVAIVGPTGAGKTTLVNLLMRFYELDGGRILLDGQDTARLTRDEVRSRTGMVLQDPWLFAGTIRENIRYGRADATDEEILEAAIATRVDRFVHSLPDGYDTVLDEDASNVSAGEKQLITIARAFVAQPSVLILDEATSSVDTRTELLLQHAMAALREGRTSFVIAHRLSTIRDADLILVMEHGDIVEKGTHDELIAAQGAYWRLYRSQFEQAATDLDQEPEEAAAPPVAPAP, encoded by the coding sequence GCCGAGCAGGCCCGCCTCGCCTCGGGCGACTGGGACAGCGTCGCGCCCGGCAAGGCCGCCGACTTCAAGGCCAGCTTCTTCCGGATGATCGGCCTGCTGCGCCCGCACGCGTGGGCGTTCGCCTTCGTGTCGCTGCTCGGCGCGATCGGCGTCGTGCTCGCCGTCATCGCGCCCAAGGTGCTCGGCGAGGCCACCAACGTCATCTTCGAGGGCGTCGTCTCGAAGAGTCTCGCGGGCCAGTTCCCGCCCGGCACGACCCAGGCCGAGATCGTCGACGCGCTGCGCGCCGCCGGCCAGGACGAGTTCGCCAACATGATCGCGGCGATGCCGGGCCTCACCCCCGGCGCCGGCGTCGACTTCGAGCGGCTGCGCTGGGTCGTGATCGGCGTGCTGGCGATCTACGTGGCATCCGCTCTGCTCACCTGGATCCAGGGCTACGTCATCAACGTCATCATGGTGCGCACGATGTGGCGCCTGCGCGAGGCCGTCGAGCAGAAGATCAACCGCCTGCCGCTGTCGTACTTCGACAAGGTGCAGCGCGGCGAGCTCATCTCGCGTGTCACCAACGACATCGACAACATCACCCAGACGATGCAGCAGTCCCTCTCGGGCGCCCTCACGGCCGTGCTCACGGTCGTCGGCGTGCTGTTCATGATGTTCTCGATCTCGTGGCAGCTCGCCCTCGTGGCGCTCGTGGCGCTGCCGCTCATGGGCGTGATCTTCGGCGTGATCGGTCCGCGGTCGCAGAAGGCCTTCGGCATCCAGTGGCGCAAGGTCGGCCGGCTGAACGCGCGGGTCGAGGAGTCGTTCTCGGGCCACGCGCTCATGCGCGTGTACGGCCGCGAGCAGGACGCGCACGAGAAGTTCGCAGTCGAGAACGAGGAGCTGTTCCAGGCCTCGTTCAAGGCGCAGTTCCTGTCGGGCATCATCATGCCGGGCATGATGTTCGTCGGCTCGCTCACCTACGTCGGCATCGCCGTGCTCGGCGGGCTCATGGTCGCGAGCGGCAACCTGCGCCTCGGCGACGTGCAGGCCTTCATCCAGTACTCGCAGCAGTTCACGCAGCCGCTGTCGGAGCTGGGCGGCATGGCGGCGGTCGTGCAGTCGGGCACCGCGTCGGCCGAGCGCGTGTTCGAGCTGCTCGACGCCGACGAGCAGGATCCCGACGAAGAGGGGGCGCCCGCGCTCGTCGACGGCCCCGGCGTGATCGAGTTCGAGCACGTCGCGTTCTCGTACGCGCCCGAGCATCCGCTCATCCGGGATCTCTCGTTCCGGGTCGAGCCGGGGCAGACCGTCGCGATCGTCGGCCCGACCGGCGCCGGCAAGACGACGCTCGTCAACCTGCTCATGCGCTTCTACGAGCTCGACGGCGGCCGCATCCTGCTCGACGGGCAGGACACGGCGCGCCTCACGCGCGACGAGGTGCGCTCGCGCACCGGCATGGTGCTGCAGGACCCGTGGCTGTTCGCCGGCACGATCCGCGAGAACATCCGCTACGGCCGCGCCGACGCGACCGACGAGGAGATCCTCGAGGCCGCCATCGCGACCCGCGTCGACCGGTTCGTGCACTCGCTGCCCGACGGCTACGACACGGTGCTCGACGAGGACGCGTCGAACGTCTCGGCGGGCGAGAAGCAGCTCATCACGATCGCCCGCGCGTTCGTCGCGCAGCCTTCGGTGCTGATCCTCGACGAGGCGACGAGCTCGGTCGACACCCGCACCGAGCTGCTGCTGCAGCACGCCATGGCCGCGCTGCGCGAGGGACGCACGTCGTTCGTCATCGCGCACCGCCTCTCCACGATCCGCGACGCCGACCTCATCCTCGTGATGGAGCACGGCGACATCGTCGAGAAGGGCACGCACGACGAGCTCATCGCCGCGCAGGGCGCCTACTGGCGCCTCTACCGCTCGCAGTTCGAGCAGGCCGCGACCGACCTCGACCAGGAGCCCGAGGAGGCCGCCGCCCCGCCGGTGGCCCCGGCGCCCTGA